TCTTCAAAGCCATTCTCTATTAAAATTTCTTTTATATCTTTAATAAAATTTTCATATTTCTTTACTAATTTTTCTTCTTCTTCAAGATTAGAAGTTAGAAATTTACTTTTTGTTCCTAATACATCAAAGAATACACAAAATTCTTCTTTTAATTTTTTATCTTCTGACATATATCTTCCTTTCATTATTTAATAATTTTTTTCTAAAATTTTAAACTGTACGAACTATACGGAAACCAATATTATAGTAACCATAAGTAGATTCTCCATTACAGATATAAATCTCTCTTGTATTGATATCAAAAGATCCTCCATAACCCTTATTAGTATGATCTTTCCAACTTCCACCTCTTGTTATTCTATCTCCTCTATCTAAACTATTTTTATAATAATATAATGTTTCTTTTGGAGCTTTTTCCCAAAATTTATATCCTTTACTATCATAGCACCATTCCCAAACATTTCCACTACAATCGTAAAGTCCCAATTGATTAGGATTCTTAGTTCCTACATCATGAGTTTGTTCCTCTGAATTATTATCGTACCAAGCCACTTTATCAGGGTTATCACTTCCTGCATATTTTTTATCAAATGTTCCATCCTGAATAGCAACTTCTCCACCTCTAGCAAACCATTCCCATTCAACTTCTGTTGGTAATCTAAAACCTTCTGTTTTCCTAAAATCTGCCTTATCTGGCTCAACTGGACTTTCTCCAATTTGATTTATTTTTAATATTGGATTGTCAAAATCATCATAAGTAATGTTATATACAGGCTCTAATTTATATTTTTTACTCATTTCATTACAAAATCTTATTGCATTCCACCAAGAAACTTTTTCTACTGGTCTTTTGTCTCCTATAAAATAACTAGGGTTATTCTTATAAATTTCTAACCACATTTCTTGAGTTGTAGGATATTTACATACTTCTAAATTACAAACTTCTTTTTCTTCATCTGCAAATGATGGTTTATATTTTCCACCTCTCACAAATACCATATTATCTAGTTCTAAAACTTTATCTACCTTAAACTTTTCTTTTATTCTTTGTGTAGGTGCTATCTTTTTAGAAGCAGATTTAATTTTAAATTTATCATAACCTTTTTTCAAAACTTCTATCTTATCAGCTAAAATATTTGATAATGAGTCTATACTCTTTATAGAATCTAATAAATCTTGTGTTGTTAATTTTGAATCTTCTTCATTTTCTATATCTTCAATATTAAATATAGTTTCCACTGTCATTTTTACAACTTCTTCTATATCTGACCCACAGTAACCTATTGTTTTTTCTGCTAATTCTTTAATGTCTATTTTATCATTTAATTTCCCTCTTTTTTCTAAATGTATCTTAAAGATTTTTTCTCTTTCTTCTTCATTAGGAAAATCTATAAAAAATATTTCATCAAATCTTCCTTTTCTTAAAAATTCAGGCGGAAAAGCAGTTATATCATTAGCAGTTGCTACAACAAAAACTGTATTTTCTTTTTCTTGCAGCCAAGTTAGAAATTGTCCAAACAATCTTTTAGTAATATCACTAGCTCCTCCATCTTGATTTATTCCTGCAAAGGCTTTTTCTATTTCATCTATCCATAATATACAAGGACTTATAGATTCAGCAGTTTTTAATGCCACTCTCATATTATGTTCTGATTCTCCAACATATTTACCTAATAATCTTCCTATATCTAGTCTTAATAGTGGTACATTAAAAAGTCTTGCACTAGCTTTGGCTGCTAAACTTTTCCCACAACCTGGCATTCCAACAAGTAACACTCCTTTTGGTGTATCTACTCCAAACTTTTTAGCTTCATCTAATCTTCTAAAAACTTGTGCCTTAGATTTAAGCCATTCTTTTAAACCTTCTAATCCTCCAATATCTTCAATTTTTTCTTTAAAGTCTATTATTTCTAATATTGATGATTTCTTAATTATTTGTCCCTTTTCTTTTATAATTATATCTCTACCTGAGATTGAAATATTATTTTTTGATTCAATTATCATATTAAGTACATGGTCTATTTCTAATTTAGTTAATCCCTTTAATGAAATAGCAACTTCTCCTATATCTTTTTCATCTACTTTTATATTATTATCCTTAGAAAATTTTAAAATATATTTTTCTATTTCATCCTTTGACATATTTGGAATATCCAATATAGAAGTAAATTTTTCTAATTCTTTTGGCACAGTTTCAGTTTCACTTATAACTATTATTGTAAAATTATAGTCTGGACTTGAATATCTTGTTTCTGCTATCTTCTTTATATAGGCAATATTTTTAGCATCTTTCATTTCTTCTTCTGCATTTTTAATTAATAAAAATACATTAGTCTTTATCCCTTCTGAATACAACTTATCTAAGAAATTATATAAATCAGTGATCTCTTCTTCTTTTACCTTAGTTTCAAAATCTACTGCACCAAAAGCTCTATATTCATATATAGCCTTATCTTGATAATCCTTTGTTGCCTCTTTAACAATAGTATCAATTTCCTTGTAATCCCCACTATTTACCCAAATTATTGGTCTCCTTGCTCTTAAATACTTAACTAAATTTGTTTCCATTTTACCCTCCTAAATTTTTATTTTTATATGTAAATATTAATTAAAAAGTTTTCTTATAAAACTTTTTACTCCACTCCATGCAGAGCTAACTGTATTTTTAACTTTATTTACTCCACTTTTCACTATATCAACTGCTTTATCTACAACCTTTTCTGTTATTTTTCCTAAGCCATTTGCGATTTTTAAAGCTATATTACTTCCAACAACTCCACAAACAGCACCCGCTGCTAAAGCTAATCCTCCTGTTAATATAGTCCCAACAGTTCCTATTGTACCTAATCCTATTGTTGTGGCTAATGCCATTCCACCTGAAAATCCTATTCCAGAAGATATTATTGCTCCATATCCAGCACTAATTGAACTTCCAACATCTTTTACTGCTTGCCCTAAACTTATTTCTCCACTTCCTAATTTAAAAGCTGTTCCTATTATGTCCATAGAAGCTGCTGCTATTGCTCCAATGGTGTTATTTGTTAGCATTCTTGAAAATACTGTTGGAATAACTTTCTTTTCAACTGCAACTCTTATTCCACCAGCAACTGCTGTTGCCATTCCCATAGAAGCTCCTGTCTTAATTCCTACCTCAATAACTTCTTCTGCTTCAACCTCTTTTCCAGTAATAAGATTTACTCCAATATTTGCTGCCATTCCTATTCCAACTCCCATAGTCCCATTAAGCATAGCTTGTTTACCTATTTGTTTTGATATTGAAATAGTATTAACATCTTTTTTAAAATTAAGTATATCTCCTGTTTTATTTCCACTTTGTAAATTTTTTTGAATATCTTTAATTTCTGCCTTAGTTATTCCTTTACTTTCAACATTATTAAATTTTATTTTATCAACTGAATTAGCAATATCTCCTGTTTGGTCTGTTGGAACTAATTTTGATTGAAATTTATATTTATATCCTGTCACTTTATCATAAAATGCCTTTGCACTTTCATTAGCATTTTTATATGCTTTTGCTGAATATTTCTTAACATATTTGTCTGTATCTTCTATAATAAGGTCAATAGAATTTTTACCATAAGTTTCTCCAAGTTCTGGTTTTAATGCTTCTGCATGATAAGATTTTTGTTTAACTGCTGCATCTATATTAAAAGTTCCTGCATGATATTCTTCAAAGATAAAACCATCTAAATTTGGATTTTGATTTATCATTCCTGCTTTTGTTGTTACACTTTCCATCATAGTTTTATTAGCATTATCTATTGCAGTATTTACACTATCAACATAATTATTTACAGAATTAGCACTTAAAACATTGGCAACTAATTGAGGTTCTTTGATAGCAGCAGTTTCATACATCATAGTTTCATTATATTGAGATAAAATATTACTTGCTTCTTTCATATCTTCAATAACTTCTTTTGTATCAATGATTTCTGCTTCTTCTATTTCATCAGCAACTTTTTCTAATATTTCATTTCCTACATAATCTCCATTAGTTATCCCTACACTTTGATACTTCTCAACTTCTTTTTTCTTTTGATAATAGATTTCAATTCCTGTTATAAGTTCAGTTGCTATCTTTTCTATATCTTCCACCTTTTTATTAGGTAGTTCATTTTGTAACTCTGAAACTAACCAAGTTTTTAAATCTTTTTTATCTTGACTCTTTTCATTTTCTGCATAACTTTTTAAAAATTTCTTAATAATTTCCTCTGTTTTTCTCTTTCTACTTCCCCTCAAACCAAACATCTTTTTCCTCCTCATTTTTATATATTTTTAATGTATTTTCTAGTTCATTTTGTAGCTTTTTTCTCAATTCTTGTGGTTCTAAAATTTCAATCAATGAAAAGAATTGTGCAAAATACACTATTGCTAATTTATTATCACATTCAAAGGTATAAATATTATTATCTTTATTTAAAAGTCTAGGTCTATTAGTTAAAACTTTCTCATACAATTCTAAGCCCTTTTCTGTGAACTTAACTTTCACTCTATTTTTATATGATAAGAAAGGATCAAATTTTTTATATACTTCATCAATGTATTTTTTATCTTTTACTTCAATCTTTTCATTAGTGAACCATATTTCCTCTATTTCAGATATTCTATAATTTCTATAATCATTATTTTTCTCACAATAACAAAACAAATATGAACGACTTTCACTGTCTGAAACCTTGATAAAATATGGATTAATAAGTCTTATATAATTATGATATTTAATTTTTATCTTATTTTTATCTTTTATGGCTTTTTCAATATTTTTAAAATTCTTTTCAAATAGTATCTCTTCCCTCTTGTATCTTAAATTATTTATATATGTAAAAAATATATTCCTCCAATACTCTGCCTCTGTTTCTATTTTGTTTCTTATCAAAGTATCCATAAAAATTTCTTCATTGCTTTTATTTAAGTTAAACTGTATAACTTCACCAGAGGAATCTTCTAACTCAACTTTATTCAAATTTTTATCTATGTAGTAGTTAAATATTATATTCCCTATCTTTCCAATTTGTAATTTAAAATATTCTGAATCACTTTTAATAATTTCATTCATAAAATCTGAAATTGTAAATCTGACCTTTTTCATTTTTATCCCCTCATTTTCTTTTGATCTGTCTATATAATATACAATTTTAAAAGAATATTCAAGGAATGATTTAAAGGTTAAATTTGTTCCCTAAGAAAATTTAAAATTATTGAAAATGCTATAAAAATTTAGAAATATTTATATTTTTTTGTTCCCTCTTATTTGACAAATAAAAAATGTACCAAAGATAAAATTAATTATCAATGGTACATTTATTTTACAATTTAACTAAAATCTTTCAACAGCTGTAAAAGGTTCAAAAGCAAATTTATGTAAATCAACAGAATTTGCAACTTCTACCTTATGAATGTTATTTTTTCTAAAAGCATACATATCTATTTTAGTAACAGATTTTGGAAAACTTACTGTTTCTAAAGCATTTTTATAGAAAGCTGACGCTCCTATATATTCTAATGATTCAGGTAAATTTAATTCTGGAAGTTCATTCATAGCAAATGAGCTTGGTTCTAATCTTTTTACTTTGCTTCCAAATTCAACCTTAGTCAATTTATTTCTGTAAAAAGCAAATCCTTCAATATTTACTAATGCTTCTGGTAATTTAACTTCTTTTAATTTACAAACTCCAAAAGCATCATAACCAATACTTTCCACTGTATTAGGTATCACTACTGATGTTAATCCTCTTCTATAAAAAGCATTGTCTCCTATCTTTTTTAAAGGTAGTCCATCAGGAGTTAGTTCAGGAATTACTAAATCAGTTTTACCTTCAAGTTTTACTTTATCTTTACCCTTTTGAGTCATTCCTTTTAGTTCATCACCTTTGAAAATGAAGTCATCATATTCCCAAATATTTTGTTCCATTTTTCTCCTCCTAGAATCTACTTAATTGTACTAATTCATTAAATGTTTCAAGTTGAGTCTTAACTTGTCCAAAGTCTACCATTTGTTGATCATATCCCATTTTAATCAATGGTACTTTTGCTTCATCAAATGCTTGTTTTAATGATGGATATTCCATTTCTTCTGTATCATTGAAGTTCATCATAAATAATAGGCAACCATCTGCATTATTTTCTTTTACTAAATCTAATACATATTTTGGTCTTTTGATAATATCAGGGTCATAAAGTAAAGGATCTTCATCCATACGAGCAAATTGATCAGCAAGAGCTAACATTGGATCAGCTATTGATAAATCTATATCTACTTTTAATGCTCTTGATTCATGAGCTACATCATCTGCAACTACACATACTTTATAGTTATCAAATACTTCTAAAAGTCCTGGGTTATCAGTGATAATTCCACTTGTAACAACTCTCACTCCATCCCATTGTTCTTCTGGTAGAGCTTCTAGTTGCTGATTTAATATTCTTAATAAATCTGTATGTTCATCTTTTAACATAAAGTATGAACTCTTTAAAACATTAGATCTATCAGATGCTTTCACACTTTGAGGGTGTTTAGCAGCAAGTTTTATAAATCTCCTTTTTTCTTCTCTATTTTCATTATAAACCTTAAATGCTTTCTTTAAGTTTTCATCAGTTATTTTTACATTGCAAATTTTTTCTAATTCTTCTTTTGCATTATTAAAAATTTTAGCATTATATTGTTTACCAAAATCTTCTTTTCTATGTTGTGCATGATTTAAAAATATCATAGGAATCTTTTTTCCTGCACTTACTTTATAGTTTTGAGATAATGGTCTTAATGTATCGTCAAGAGTAGTTAGCATAGAAGCAGATAATCCATCTAATGTTCCATCTAATGCCATTTCTAAACATCTTAAAGCCAATGAGTAATAGAAAGTAGGAAAATAATCCTTTGCTTTTTCAATAGGTCCTTGTCCTCCCCATACACCAAATGGAACCATTCCACCTGCATAAACTATTTCTTCTGGTGCATAATAAGGGAATATTCCTACTGCTTTCTTACCTTCAGCAAGATATTTATCTAATTGCTTTCTAGGATTTTCTGCATAGTACTTAAATTGTTCTAACAATTCCTTAATTTCAGCCATCTTTCTTCCTTCCTCCTAATTTTAGTGTTTTATTGTTTCCTTAGACCAGTCTGTTTCCTTTGTATTTTCAAAATTAGTATAAACTTCTTCACCTTTTGCTAATTTTTCTTCTTTTCTTTCTTGCATTATTTCAACAAGTCCTTGTACTCTTGTATTGTATTGTTCTGTTGAGAAGTTTCTTTCATCAGCTTGGTCTCCATCAAAGTGAACAACTGGTATTCCTAAATCTTCTTTCCATCTTCTTTCTATTTCAGGCATTGCACCACTCCAAGGTTTACAACTACGGTTATAGTTTACAAGTGCTCCACTTATACCATTTTCTTTAGCCATAGTTTCTCTCCATTCAACACCAGTTTCTATACATACAGAACAAGGTGCTTTACAATATGCTGCTGCCATTTCTCTTATATTATTATATCTAAATCCAAATGCTGGTGCATAAACAACAGCTGTAACATTTACACCATTGTCTTTTAAAGGTTCAAACAATGGTTTTAATCCTGGCCAACAAGGAATTCCTTCAAATAGTATTCTATGTTCTTCTGGATATTCCCAAGTTGAAGTTCCTTCTTTAATAGATTGTTCAAATTCATCTGCAAGTAGCTCAAATCCCATAGCTGCTTCTTCATCACATCTAGCAGCAACTATATCAGCCATGTGGTTAAATAAATCAAATCCACTAAGTGGTGATGGTTTATATCCCATATATTTACAAGCTCTCAACCAAGCAGCAGCAGTTCTATTTGCTCTTGCACAGGCATCTTCAAATTTCTTTTCATCAAATTTCTTTCCTGTCAATTCTTCTAACTGTTTAATAGCATAATTAAATTGTCCAAGTAAATAATCAATTTTTTCTTCTGGTACATCTACTGTATTTGAAAATGGTATATCTATCATTATTAATGGAATATTATGTATTCTTGCAATATTTTCATACCATTTAGTCATCATATTACAGATATTATTACAACATAGTAAGAAGTCTGGTTGAGGCATTCTTCTTGCATCTGTTGGTTCACCAGCAGCATAAGCTAAACTGATTCTTGCATATCCACAAATATCATTGTCATATCCCATATCTTCTGCTGCTTGACAAAGTCTTAATCCATCTTTTTTAGCTGCTGCTGATGCAGCATGATTTTCAGGATATACAACATTTAAATCAAAAGCCTTAGCAAGCTCAATAGGGAATTTAGATGAACTCCATCCAACTAGTTCCCCTCTCTTTTTTGCTTCCCAAGCATTTGCATAAACTTTATCAACAACACCTCTTAATATAGCCGCAGCAGGTTTATGTCCTTCTATTGGTCTAGGTTTTTTATTAGGTAATTTTTCCATTTTTCCAGCCATTTTTGTTTCCTCCTATTCATTTCTAAGTACATCTTATTCTATATAATTTATGAAAAATAGTTCGTTACTAGCCAGATTTCTTAACGAATAAAAATTAAGAATTCGCTACAAATTCGGCAAACTTGTCAACAAGTTGACTTCAAACAAGCCGAGATTTGTTCGGCTCATTCTATTTAATTTTTATTCTAAAATCTGGAATGTAACTCACTTATTTTTTTATAATTACTTCTGAATTTTTCAATTATTGATGAGTCATCATATATTTTTGATAAGCAAATAATGCTGCTCCTATTGCTCCATTTAACTGACAATATTCATTTGTATGTATTTTAAAACCTAAATTTCTTTCTAAGGCTCTTACCATACCTTTATTAAGTGCAACTCCACCAGTCATAACAACATCATCTTTTATACCAATTCTTTTTGCCAAGCTACCAACACGAC
This Fusobacterium animalis 7_1 DNA region includes the following protein-coding sequences:
- a CDS encoding 2-hydroxyacyl-CoA dehydratase subunit D; the protein is MAEIKELLEQFKYYAENPRKQLDKYLAEGKKAVGIFPYYAPEEIVYAGGMVPFGVWGGQGPIEKAKDYFPTFYYSLALRCLEMALDGTLDGLSASMLTTLDDTLRPLSQNYKVSAGKKIPMIFLNHAQHRKEDFGKQYNAKIFNNAKEELEKICNVKITDENLKKAFKVYNENREEKRRFIKLAAKHPQSVKASDRSNVLKSSYFMLKDEHTDLLRILNQQLEALPEEQWDGVRVVTSGIITDNPGLLEVFDNYKVCVVADDVAHESRALKVDIDLSIADPMLALADQFARMDEDPLLYDPDIIKRPKYVLDLVKENNADGCLLFMMNFNDTEEMEYPSLKQAFDEAKVPLIKMGYDQQMVDFGQVKTQLETFNELVQLSRF
- a CDS encoding helix-turn-helix transcriptional regulator, whose translation is MKKVRFTISDFMNEIIKSDSEYFKLQIGKIGNIIFNYYIDKNLNKVELEDSSGEVIQFNLNKSNEEIFMDTLIRNKIETEAEYWRNIFFTYINNLRYKREEILFEKNFKNIEKAIKDKNKIKIKYHNYIRLINPYFIKVSDSESRSYLFCYCEKNNDYRNYRISEIEEIWFTNEKIEVKDKKYIDEVYKKFDPFLSYKNRVKVKFTEKGLELYEKVLTNRPRLLNKDNNIYTFECDNKLAIVYFAQFFSLIEILEPQELRKKLQNELENTLKIYKNEEEKDVWFEGK
- a CDS encoding leucine-rich repeat domain-containing protein, coding for MEQNIWEYDDFIFKGDELKGMTQKGKDKVKLEGKTDLVIPELTPDGLPLKKIGDNAFYRRGLTSVVIPNTVESIGYDAFGVCKLKEVKLPEALVNIEGFAFYRNKLTKVEFGSKVKRLEPSSFAMNELPELNLPESLEYIGASAFYKNALETVSFPKSVTKIDMYAFRKNNIHKVEVANSVDLHKFAFEPFTAVERF
- a CDS encoding 2-hydroxyacyl-CoA dehydratase subunit D produces the protein MAGKMEKLPNKKPRPIEGHKPAAAILRGVVDKVYANAWEAKKRGELVGWSSSKFPIELAKAFDLNVVYPENHAASAAAKKDGLRLCQAAEDMGYDNDICGYARISLAYAAGEPTDARRMPQPDFLLCCNNICNMMTKWYENIARIHNIPLIMIDIPFSNTVDVPEEKIDYLLGQFNYAIKQLEELTGKKFDEKKFEDACARANRTAAAWLRACKYMGYKPSPLSGFDLFNHMADIVAARCDEEAAMGFELLADEFEQSIKEGTSTWEYPEEHRILFEGIPCWPGLKPLFEPLKDNGVNVTAVVYAPAFGFRYNNIREMAAAYCKAPCSVCIETGVEWRETMAKENGISGALVNYNRSCKPWSGAMPEIERRWKEDLGIPVVHFDGDQADERNFSTEQYNTRVQGLVEIMQERKEEKLAKGEEVYTNFENTKETDWSKETIKH
- a CDS encoding SUMF1/EgtB/PvdO family nonheme iron enzyme encodes the protein METNLVKYLRARRPIIWVNSGDYKEIDTIVKEATKDYQDKAIYEYRAFGAVDFETKVKEEEITDLYNFLDKLYSEGIKTNVFLLIKNAEEEMKDAKNIAYIKKIAETRYSSPDYNFTIIVISETETVPKELEKFTSILDIPNMSKDEIEKYILKFSKDNNIKVDEKDIGEVAISLKGLTKLEIDHVLNMIIESKNNISISGRDIIIKEKGQIIKKSSILEIIDFKEKIEDIGGLEGLKEWLKSKAQVFRRLDEAKKFGVDTPKGVLLVGMPGCGKSLAAKASARLFNVPLLRLDIGRLLGKYVGESEHNMRVALKTAESISPCILWIDEIEKAFAGINQDGGASDITKRLFGQFLTWLQEKENTVFVVATANDITAFPPEFLRKGRFDEIFFIDFPNEEEREKIFKIHLEKRGKLNDKIDIKELAEKTIGYCGSDIEEVVKMTVETIFNIEDIENEEDSKLTTQDLLDSIKSIDSLSNILADKIEVLKKGYDKFKIKSASKKIAPTQRIKEKFKVDKVLELDNMVFVRGGKYKPSFADEEKEVCNLEVCKYPTTQEMWLEIYKNNPSYFIGDKRPVEKVSWWNAIRFCNEMSKKYKLEPVYNITYDDFDNPILKINQIGESPVEPDKADFRKTEGFRLPTEVEWEWFARGGEVAIQDGTFDKKYAGSDNPDKVAWYDNNSEEQTHDVGTKNPNQLGLYDCSGNVWEWCYDSKGYKFWEKAPKETLYYYKNSLDRGDRITRGGSWKDHTNKGYGGSFDINTREIYICNGESTYGYYNIGFRIVRTV